In Octopus bimaculoides isolate UCB-OBI-ISO-001 chromosome 28, ASM119413v2, whole genome shotgun sequence, the following are encoded in one genomic region:
- the LOC106883531 gene encoding zinc finger protein 665 yields MENELCEGNIKCKSEFENNDSLDKMPNDEEKMSYCCDICKMPFSRKSKLTVHKSIHTKEKPYSCNICGKSFSQSDDLTKHQCIHTGEKPYHCGICSKSFSGANSITKYKYIHTGEKPYHCNICGKSFPSKDTLNTHVYIHTGEESHYSDICSEKLSEESNVARHKRAYAGEKLYHCNVCGKSFSRNESLTRHKLVHTGEKPYHCDICGKSFSLSNHLTRHKYTHTGEKPYRCDICGKSFSLNDALARHIPVHTGEKSCRCTVCGKSFSTSYRLTDHVRIHTGEKPYHCDICGNSFPTTRNLTAHKHIHKKEKPYCCNICGKSFTRNGHLTKHKRIHTGEKPYHCDKSFSEGSSAAQHKYNHTGEKLYCCNVCGKSFSRNSSLTRHKLVHTGEKPCRCDICGISFSLSHQLTRHKHTHTGEKPYHCNICGKSFSRSDHLTGHKLVHTGEKPYHCDICDKSFSQSGHLAQHKCIHTGEKS; encoded by the coding sequence atggaaaatgaatTGTGTGAAGGGAATATTAAATGTAAATCagagtttgaaaataatgattcTCTTGATAAAATGCCAAATGATGAAGAGAAAATGTCATATTGTTGTGATATATGTAAGATGCCATTCTCTCGAAAAAGTAAACTCACTGTTCacaaaagtatacacacaaaagaaaaaccaTATAGCtgtaacatctgtggtaaatcattctctcaaagtgatGATTTAACTAAACATCAgtgcattcatacaggagagaagccatatcattgtggtatctgtagtaaatcattctctggtgCAAATAGCAttactaaatacaaatacattcacacaggtgagaagccatatcactgcaatatctgtggcaaatcattcccTTCAAAAGATACTctaaatacacatgtgtacatcCATACAGGAGAGGAGTCCCATTACAGTGATATCTGTAGTGAAAAATTATCCGAAGAAAGTAATGTAGCTAGACACAAACGTGCTTACGCAGGAGAGAAGCTATATCACTGcaatgtctgtggtaaatcattctctcgaaatgagtccttaactagacacaaacttgttcatacaggagagaagccatatcattgtgatatctgtggcaaatcattctctctaaGCAATCATTTAAccagacacaaatacactcatacaggagagaaaccatatcgctgtgatatctgtggtaaatcattctctctaaatGATGCCTTGGCTAGACACATAcctgttcatacaggagagaagtctTGTCGCTGTactgtctgtggtaaatcattctcaacaAGCTACAGGTTAACTGACCatgtacgcattcatacaggagagaagccatatcactgtgacatctgtggtaactCATTTCCTACAACGCGTAACTTaactgcacacaaacatatacataaaaaagaaaaaccatattgctgtaacatctgtggtaaatcattcactcgaAATGGTCATTTAACTaagcacaaacgcattcatacaggagagaagccatatcactgtgataagTCATTCTCTGAAGGAAGTAGCGCAGCTCAacacaaatacaatcacacaGGTGAGAAGCTATATTGCTGcaatgtctgtggtaaatcattctctcgaaattcTTCTTTAACTAGGCACAAActtgttcatacaggagagaagccatgtcggtgtgatatctgtggtatatcATTCTCTCTAAGCCATCAGTTaaccagacacaaacacacacacacaggagagaaaccatatcactgcaatatctgtggtaaatcattctctcgaagtgATCACTTAACTGGACACAAActtgttcatacaggagagaaaccgtatcactgtgatatctgtgataaatcattctctcaaagtggtcACTTAGCTcaacacaaatgcattcatacaggagagaagtcctaa